One stretch of Deltaproteobacteria bacterium DNA includes these proteins:
- a CDS encoding class I SAM-dependent methyltransferase yields MSGGAGEDGIMFVLQDLKRARPIEFDGHVHFTWLGEESVFDIEWPAGAVTGTPFLELRLGYPEKDRDKRITASGAVVEGGAVSLPVERGWTSYFIPLRGGRGGGGGPVTLTVNKPLDAPGDDRFLGVMLSYGAVTDDVRRIDEIRRVSRAVNEGLDACRDVEHERWNERLRERFIADGDDFYTANVQPSPTARVLEDPVESLSVRYKRERWIAGKVEGPGVLLDVGCGHGGLTALKKKGVDLIGLDLSFENCATARGRGYDLCIKGSAVELPLRDSSVDYLVSLDVLGHIPAELKGRMIDEFHRVLRPGGLCLHLIETDRFVPSEMDPADYMRMVVVDGHVGIEERAKSEALFAARFEIVESFLVGNVCMSLEHWVRAHDLYGANLPGELVAFFLNASERERRFFDIGAGWTFWKLVDEGYDSKSSGGLLFLHARKPFEG; encoded by the coding sequence ATGAGCGGCGGCGCGGGAGAGGACGGCATCATGTTCGTACTGCAGGACCTCAAGAGAGCAAGACCCATCGAGTTCGACGGCCACGTCCACTTCACCTGGCTCGGCGAGGAGTCGGTCTTCGACATCGAGTGGCCCGCAGGAGCGGTGACGGGCACCCCCTTCCTCGAACTGCGGCTCGGCTACCCCGAAAAGGACCGGGACAAGCGGATAACGGCCTCCGGCGCGGTCGTGGAGGGCGGAGCGGTCAGCCTGCCCGTGGAGCGCGGATGGACGAGCTACTTCATCCCCCTCAGGGGGGGCAGGGGGGGAGGCGGGGGGCCGGTTACGCTTACGGTGAATAAGCCCCTCGACGCGCCCGGTGACGACCGTTTTCTCGGCGTGATGCTCTCCTACGGCGCCGTCACCGACGATGTGCGGCGCATAGATGAGATACGCCGGGTGAGCCGCGCCGTGAACGAAGGGCTCGATGCCTGCCGGGACGTGGAGCATGAGAGGTGGAACGAAAGGCTCCGGGAGCGCTTCATCGCCGACGGCGACGACTTCTATACCGCCAACGTCCAGCCCTCTCCGACGGCCCGCGTCCTGGAGGACCCGGTGGAGAGCCTCTCGGTGCGCTACAAGCGGGAGCGCTGGATAGCCGGGAAGGTCGAGGGGCCCGGCGTGCTCCTCGACGTGGGCTGCGGCCACGGCGGGCTCACGGCCCTGAAGAAGAAGGGGGTGGACCTCATAGGGCTGGACCTCTCGTTCGAGAACTGCGCGACGGCGAGAGGGCGCGGCTACGACCTCTGCATAAAGGGCTCGGCCGTTGAGCTCCCCCTGAGGGACTCGTCGGTCGACTACCTGGTCTCGCTCGACGTGCTCGGCCACATACCGGCGGAGCTCAAGGGCCGCATGATCGACGAGTTCCACCGCGTGCTGCGGCCCGGCGGCCTCTGTCTCCACCTCATAGAGACCGACAGGTTCGTCCCCTCGGAGATGGACCCGGCCGACTACATGCGCATGGTCGTGGTGGACGGCCACGTGGGCATAGAGGAGAGGGCGAAGAGCGAAGCGCTCTTCGCCGCGCGCTTCGAGATCGTCGAGAGCTTTCTGGTCGGCAACGTCTGCATGTCCCTCGAGCACTGGGTGAGGGCCCACGACCTCTACGGCGCCAACCTGCCGGGCGAGCTCGTCGCCTTCTTCCTCAACGCCTCGGAGCGCGAGCGCCGGTTCTTCGACATCGGCGCGGGCTGGACCTTCTGGAAACTGGTGGACGAGGGCTATGACTCGAAGTCGTCGGGCGGACTGCTCTTCCTTCACGCAAGGAAGCCTTTCGAGGGGTAG